A stretch of Lysinibacillus agricola DNA encodes these proteins:
- the map gene encoding type I methionyl aminopeptidase produces MIVKTQEEIEAFKKIGRICAEIREAMQAATKPGVTTLELDEIAGRMFAEAGAVSGPKGEYDFPGYTCISVNEEVAHGIPGKRVIKDGDIVNIDVSGSLNGYFADTGISFVVGEGYEDKEKLCRVAKSAFDRAMTKVKAGSKLNQIGKAVEREAYANDLTVIMNLTGHGLGRSLHDEPNHILNYYDAWDSTIMKEGMVLAVEPFISAKAEHIVEAGDGWTFITPDKSLVAQIEHSIIVTKDKPIILTALDEE; encoded by the coding sequence ATGATTGTAAAAACGCAAGAAGAGATTGAAGCCTTTAAAAAAATCGGCCGTATTTGTGCTGAAATTCGTGAAGCAATGCAGGCAGCTACAAAACCAGGTGTAACAACACTTGAGCTAGATGAAATTGCAGGCCGTATGTTTGCTGAAGCAGGAGCAGTTTCTGGACCTAAAGGGGAGTATGATTTCCCAGGATATACATGTATTAGTGTTAATGAGGAAGTGGCGCATGGTATTCCAGGTAAACGTGTGATTAAAGATGGAGATATCGTAAACATAGATGTATCTGGTTCATTAAATGGCTACTTTGCAGATACTGGCATTTCATTTGTAGTTGGTGAAGGCTACGAAGATAAAGAAAAGCTGTGTCGCGTAGCTAAAAGTGCTTTCGATCGAGCGATGACAAAAGTAAAAGCTGGATCAAAATTAAACCAAATCGGAAAAGCTGTTGAGCGTGAAGCATATGCCAACGATTTAACAGTGATTATGAACCTAACTGGTCACGGTTTAGGTCGTTCCTTACATGATGAGCCAAATCATATTTTAAATTATTATGATGCATGGGATTCTACAATTATGAAGGAAGGCATGGTGCTTGCCGTCGAGCCCTTCATCTCAGCGAAAGCGGAGCATATTGTGGAAGCTGGTGATGGCTGGACATTCATTACGCCAGACAAATCATTAGTTGCCCAAATTGAGCATTCAATTATCGTTACAAAAGATAAACCAATCATCTTAACGGCATTAGATGAAGAATAA
- the thiT gene encoding energy-coupled thiamine transporter ThiT, which translates to MDKKRLLMLVEIAIFAAIGLVLDQVSFQVWAQGGSVSLVMVPIMLMAFRWGLMPGLTTGLLIGVMQTMFGAFIIHWLQGLLDYGVAFTVVGLAAVVRRPVLEAAKNLNKKKMALYIILGTVLAGFLRYAAHTIAGAVFFSEYAGDQNAWIYSIIYNGTYMLPATILTAIVGVLLFTAAPQLMQRKS; encoded by the coding sequence ATGGACAAAAAAAGACTTTTAATGCTTGTGGAAATTGCGATATTCGCAGCGATTGGCCTTGTGCTCGATCAGGTTTCCTTCCAAGTATGGGCACAAGGAGGCTCTGTTAGTCTAGTGATGGTGCCAATAATGTTAATGGCATTTCGTTGGGGTCTTATGCCAGGTCTGACAACAGGCTTACTTATTGGTGTTATGCAAACAATGTTTGGTGCCTTTATTATACATTGGCTTCAAGGATTACTCGATTATGGTGTTGCCTTCACAGTAGTTGGTTTAGCGGCCGTTGTTCGCCGACCAGTACTCGAGGCTGCTAAAAATTTAAACAAAAAGAAAATGGCACTTTATATTATTCTAGGAACTGTATTAGCAGGATTTTTACGATATGCAGCACATACCATTGCGGGCGCTGTATTTTTCTCAGAGTATGCTGGAGATCAAAATGCGTGGATTTATTCCATCATTTATAATGGAACATATATGCTACCAGCAACAATTTTAACAGCAATTGTGGGTGTTCTGTTATTCACAGCAGCTCCTCAATTAATGCAACGAAAATCATAA
- a CDS encoding DUF4870 domain-containing protein, whose product MENQKILSAFSYLSIFFAPFIVPLVVYFISKDSYVKSHSIRALISHLIPVGFGIILFAVFVISTFSFNTFDPDSSSSTFLIIWFASFAIYLLVSIGILIWNIVQAVRVIR is encoded by the coding sequence ATGGAGAACCAAAAAATTTTATCTGCGTTTAGTTATCTCAGTATTTTTTTCGCCCCTTTTATTGTGCCATTAGTTGTTTACTTTATTTCAAAAGATAGCTACGTAAAGAGTCACTCTATTCGAGCACTAATATCACATTTAATTCCAGTCGGATTCGGAATTATCTTATTTGCAGTCTTTGTCATCTCAACCTTTTCATTTAACACTTTTGACCCAGATTCAAGTAGCAGTACTTTTCTTATTATTTGGTTTGCTTCATTCGCAATTTACTTACTCGTTTCAATAGGAATTCTTATTTGGAATATTGTTCAAGCTGTTCGCGTTATCCGATAA
- a CDS encoding AAA family ATPase: MKPLKLTITAFGPYKNTEVIDFQQLGEHRLFAISGKTGAGKTTIFDAICYALYGAGSGEDRQDTAMLRSGFADDDAYTAVELVFEMHDRVYQILRQPGHIKAKTKSVTGKKIELAEIKGDTLDYSIVEKQQTLEVDKKLQDIIGLTKDQFSQIVMLPQGEFRKLLTSDSTNKEVILRKIFKTDRFGAMTKRLDAKRKEAESDLLRAQQLKEHLLGQIAGALPQRSSSLFTCITNNTENMHQLKKALDEEQVYYTECIQVEQQRYKEAYSHHQKEQEYYSMAKTLNEQFDEQTNRQNRLQALLQEQEIYSAKEREITLAEQAERLVILEQQCIDLRAEQNHKEQSYQQAIMEQQNAEAQLKIAQEKFNVEEAKEPERQHVLQQELQLQALLPKFEAYEKNVQQMQIAEQYVVTAKRAVEDNSTIVKKEQMQFQQVTTTMEQYEKQLEPYEGYLEQLPKLKEQVSLLAQVEKYTRTVETTEQDVFTTNVHYQESKQALQELEQQWITSQASILAQQLKDGEPCPVCGSTTHLETHREQLEVIELAQVEVLRVKAATDERKFLEKEALLNSTKQLLHEALEQLETNEIDQANQAQIVASLQNVEQQITILKIVSNQLADVRMQQKDHRARMEQLQEKQIKLEQYLAEQTKEFTKQQAIVEEQQKHIPENLKTLQALKQAIADIGSHKVALQTAWHASQQNLQSAKEAANNAKMAVEIAKQAYEELKLKMDEKREQFSVSMKEAGFDSYEEFAAAKRSVLQIEALRKVCSDYTLQIHTLQVQITEGTKHLKGQEKQDLTVMEEKLEMLRVTYEEAFKVLQQMERFAKACADFIEKVEETEQEIRSLEKEAGRVKELYAMLNGQNTKKLSFERYIQINYLDKITEAANVRLYHLSNGQFELRRSDRLEKHAKQSGLGLDVYDAYTDQLRDVKTLSGGEKFNASLSLALGMADVIQSFQGNIRIETMFIDEGFGSLDEEALNKAIDTLIDLQDSGRMIGVISHVAELKATMPAVLHVEKTMNGHSQTYFEVK; this comes from the coding sequence ATGAAGCCTTTAAAGTTAACGATTACTGCATTCGGTCCATATAAAAATACAGAAGTTATTGATTTTCAACAGCTTGGTGAGCATCGCCTATTTGCGATTTCCGGGAAAACAGGTGCAGGGAAAACGACGATTTTTGATGCTATATGCTATGCACTTTACGGAGCAGGTAGCGGTGAAGATCGTCAGGATACTGCTATGCTTCGAAGCGGGTTTGCAGATGATGATGCGTATACTGCTGTGGAACTCGTTTTTGAAATGCATGATAGAGTCTATCAAATTTTACGTCAGCCAGGTCATATTAAAGCAAAAACAAAAAGTGTTACTGGCAAGAAAATTGAACTAGCTGAAATCAAAGGAGACACACTTGATTATAGTATTGTAGAAAAGCAGCAAACGCTTGAGGTAGATAAAAAGCTACAGGATATAATAGGCCTCACAAAGGATCAGTTTAGTCAAATTGTTATGCTGCCACAAGGTGAATTTCGCAAGCTGTTAACCTCAGATTCTACGAATAAAGAAGTAATTTTGCGCAAAATTTTTAAAACAGATCGCTTTGGTGCGATGACAAAAAGACTTGATGCGAAACGGAAAGAAGCTGAAAGTGATTTACTGCGTGCTCAACAATTAAAGGAACATCTTCTTGGTCAAATTGCAGGCGCTTTACCACAGCGTTCGTCATCTTTATTTACTTGCATTACTAATAATACCGAAAATATGCATCAGCTGAAGAAGGCTCTGGATGAGGAGCAGGTCTACTATACTGAATGTATACAAGTAGAACAGCAGCGCTATAAAGAAGCTTATTCACATCATCAAAAAGAACAAGAATATTATAGTATGGCGAAAACGCTAAATGAACAATTTGATGAGCAAACCAATCGTCAGAACCGTCTGCAGGCATTGCTACAAGAACAAGAGATATATAGTGCAAAAGAACGTGAAATTACATTGGCAGAGCAAGCAGAGCGACTTGTCATACTTGAGCAACAATGCATCGACTTACGTGCTGAACAAAATCATAAAGAACAATCCTATCAGCAAGCAATTATGGAGCAGCAAAACGCAGAAGCTCAGTTAAAAATAGCACAAGAGAAGTTTAACGTGGAAGAGGCGAAAGAGCCTGAACGTCAGCACGTTTTACAGCAAGAATTACAGCTGCAAGCATTATTGCCGAAATTTGAGGCGTATGAGAAAAACGTTCAGCAAATGCAAATAGCTGAGCAATATGTTGTAACAGCAAAGCGAGCCGTAGAAGATAATAGTACAATCGTAAAAAAAGAACAAATGCAATTTCAGCAAGTAACAACAACAATGGAACAATATGAAAAACAACTGGAGCCCTATGAGGGGTATTTAGAACAGCTGCCAAAGCTAAAAGAGCAAGTATCATTACTCGCGCAAGTTGAAAAATACACTAGAACAGTTGAGACTACGGAGCAGGATGTCTTCACTACTAATGTCCACTATCAAGAAAGTAAGCAGGCTCTTCAAGAGCTGGAGCAACAATGGATTACAAGCCAGGCAAGTATTTTAGCACAACAGCTGAAGGACGGGGAGCCTTGCCCAGTGTGCGGTAGTACAACACATCTTGAAACACATCGTGAGCAATTAGAGGTTATCGAATTAGCACAAGTAGAAGTTTTACGAGTAAAGGCAGCTACTGATGAGCGCAAGTTTTTAGAGAAAGAAGCTTTATTGAATTCTACAAAGCAACTTTTACATGAGGCGCTAGAGCAGTTAGAAACTAATGAGATTGATCAAGCAAATCAAGCGCAAATTGTAGCTTCCTTACAAAATGTAGAGCAACAAATTACAATCTTAAAAATAGTGAGCAATCAATTAGCTGATGTACGCATGCAACAAAAGGATCATCGTGCACGAATGGAGCAGCTACAAGAAAAGCAAATAAAGCTAGAGCAATATTTAGCTGAACAGACGAAGGAATTTACCAAACAACAAGCTATTGTGGAAGAACAACAAAAGCATATTCCAGAAAATCTTAAGACGTTACAAGCATTAAAGCAGGCGATTGCTGATATAGGTTCACACAAGGTTGCATTACAAACTGCATGGCATGCTAGCCAACAAAACCTACAATCAGCCAAGGAAGCAGCGAATAATGCCAAAATGGCAGTGGAAATAGCTAAACAGGCTTATGAGGAATTAAAGTTGAAAATGGACGAAAAGCGCGAGCAATTTTCAGTAAGCATGAAGGAAGCAGGCTTTGATAGCTATGAAGAATTTGCGGCTGCTAAGCGTAGCGTGTTGCAAATAGAGGCTTTACGGAAAGTTTGTAGTGATTATACTCTGCAAATACACACATTGCAGGTACAAATTACTGAGGGGACGAAGCATCTTAAAGGACAAGAGAAACAAGATTTAACGGTAATGGAAGAAAAGTTAGAGATGCTTCGTGTAACATATGAGGAAGCTTTTAAAGTATTGCAACAGATGGAAAGATTTGCGAAAGCTTGCGCAGACTTTATAGAAAAAGTTGAGGAAACGGAACAGGAGATACGCTCACTAGAAAAAGAAGCGGGACGAGTTAAGGAACTCTATGCAATGCTAAATGGTCAGAATACGAAAAAGCTGTCCTTTGAGCGTTATATTCAAATCAATTATTTAGATAAAATTACAGAGGCAGCGAATGTTCGTCTATATCATTTATCGAATGGTCAATTTGAGCTACGACGTTCGGATCGATTAGAAAAGCATGCAAAGCAAAGTGGGCTTGGGTTAGATGTATATGATGCCTATACGGATCAATTACGAGATGTGAAAACATTATCAGGTGGAGAAAAGTTTAATGCATCATTAAGTCTTGCCCTTGGTATGGCAGATGTGATTCAAAGCTTTCAAGGTAACATCCGCATTGAAACGATGTTTATTGATGAGGGCTTTGGTTCTCTCGATGAAGAAGCATTAAATAAGGCGATTGACACTCTCATTGATTTACAAGATTCTGGACGCATGATTGGTGTCATATCACACGTTGCAGAGCTAAAAGCTACAATGCCCGCAGTTCTGCATGTCGAAAAAACAATGAATGGTCATAGTCAAACATATTTTGAAGTGAAATAA
- a CDS encoding exonuclease SbcCD subunit D, with translation MKIFHTADWHLGKLVQGVYMTEDQHYILQQFMLAIDEEKPDVIIIAGDLYDRSMPPIEAVNLLNDIFAEIVLEKKIPVLAVAGNHDSAGRLNFGSSLMSDSGLHIKGQFTKDHAPIVLHDEDGEVHFHLVPYAEPASVRTILEDDSIRSHQDAMEKIIDHIAQCMDTTKRNVFVGHAFVTKYGEEEVNTSDSERPLSIGGSDCINATLFKPFNYTALGHLHKAHFVLNETIRYAGSPLKYSLSEHLHEKGFLIVELDTQGEITVTKRKLIARRDLRVVEGLMDDLLQLPPSDDYVFVRLTDTTSVASPMERIRTVFPHAMHVERKVIRQEIPHEIQAIETEKVEDIDLFRSFFTEIIGIQPDQDTERLFTEMLQELLDEERETVK, from the coding sequence ATGAAAATATTTCATACAGCAGATTGGCATTTAGGGAAACTTGTACAAGGTGTCTACATGACGGAAGATCAACACTATATTTTACAGCAATTTATGCTAGCCATTGATGAGGAAAAACCGGATGTAATCATTATAGCAGGTGATTTATATGACCGTTCGATGCCCCCTATAGAGGCAGTTAATTTACTAAATGATATTTTTGCAGAAATTGTACTTGAGAAGAAAATTCCTGTGTTAGCAGTTGCTGGGAACCACGATAGTGCAGGTCGATTGAATTTTGGAAGTAGTTTAATGAGCGATAGTGGCTTACATATTAAAGGTCAATTTACGAAAGACCATGCACCGATAGTTTTACATGATGAGGATGGGGAAGTGCATTTTCATCTCGTACCATATGCAGAGCCAGCTTCAGTGCGCACTATATTAGAGGATGATTCTATTCGCTCTCATCAAGATGCAATGGAAAAAATTATCGACCATATTGCACAATGTATGGATACGACAAAACGTAATGTTTTTGTTGGACATGCCTTTGTGACGAAGTATGGCGAAGAGGAAGTAAATACTAGTGATTCAGAGCGACCTCTATCCATAGGAGGCTCGGATTGTATAAATGCAACGTTATTTAAGCCTTTTAACTACACGGCACTTGGGCATTTACATAAAGCCCATTTTGTGTTGAATGAAACGATTCGATATGCTGGTTCTCCATTGAAGTATTCTTTATCTGAGCATTTACATGAGAAGGGCTTTTTAATAGTTGAGCTAGATACACAGGGAGAAATCACTGTCACAAAACGAAAGCTTATAGCGAGACGAGATTTACGTGTTGTAGAGGGCTTGATGGATGATTTATTGCAATTACCACCAAGTGATGATTATGTATTTGTACGCTTAACAGATACGACGTCAGTAGCTTCGCCGATGGAACGTATTCGTACAGTGTTTCCTCATGCCATGCATGTGGAGCGTAAAGTAATACGCCAAGAAATACCACATGAAATTCAAGCGATTGAAACGGAGAAGGTAGAAGACATCGATTTATTCCGATCATTTTTTACAGAAATAATTGGCATACAGCCTGATCAAGATACAGAGCGTCTATTTACAGAGATGCTACAAGAATTATTAGATGAGGAGCGGGAGACAGTAAAATGA
- a CDS encoding SGNH/GDSL hydrolase family protein: MKRLLIIIGAAIFMMALGVSSAFAQTENYLSIGDSLAAGQTPYQQIDTGYSDLIAMRLGMTGQLSVYTKELAFPGFTTDDVLKRVKSEEASDLLADATLITISAGANDLLRLVQVNPSAGTLAFSQLQTDYALNVARKNMVEILEELKVRAPKSKVYVMGYYFAYPNVHATQKEGTNAQLIKLNTILQQQAEHAGATYVDVYNAFGLNATNLLPNISDVHPNFEGYRQMANAFLNGYSGSKALAISSNELPKPKPISFEQILEQQEKAEKKQEEKEKPTPTARTIQGFKGYAAFMEKVRAIRS, translated from the coding sequence ATGAAACGATTACTAATCATAATTGGTGCAGCAATATTTATGATGGCATTAGGTGTTTCATCTGCTTTTGCTCAGACTGAAAACTACTTGTCCATTGGAGATTCCTTAGCAGCTGGTCAAACACCTTATCAACAGATTGATACAGGCTATAGTGATTTAATCGCCATGAGATTGGGAATGACTGGGCAATTGAGTGTCTACACGAAGGAGCTAGCTTTCCCAGGCTTTACAACAGATGATGTCTTGAAACGAGTAAAATCAGAGGAAGCAAGTGACTTATTAGCTGATGCAACACTGATTACAATTTCGGCAGGTGCTAATGATTTACTGCGACTAGTGCAGGTCAATCCAAGTGCTGGTACATTAGCCTTTTCACAGCTACAAACTGATTATGCATTAAACGTTGCCAGAAAAAATATGGTAGAGATTTTAGAGGAATTGAAAGTGCGAGCACCTAAATCAAAGGTCTATGTTATGGGCTATTATTTTGCTTACCCAAATGTTCACGCTACGCAAAAAGAAGGAACAAATGCACAGCTTATAAAGTTAAATACGATTTTACAGCAACAGGCAGAGCATGCTGGAGCAACCTATGTAGATGTGTATAATGCTTTTGGGTTAAACGCTACGAACCTTTTACCGAATATTTCTGATGTACATCCAAATTTTGAAGGCTACCGCCAAATGGCCAATGCATTTTTAAATGGGTATAGTGGAAGTAAAGCTCTAGCCATTTCTTCAAACGAATTGCCAAAGCCTAAACCTATATCATTTGAACAGATTTTAGAACAACAAGAGAAGGCTGAGAAGAAACAAGAAGAAAAAGAAAAGCCAACTCCTACTGCACGCACCATCCAAGGTTTTAAAGGATATGCTGCTTTTATGGAAAAGGTTAGAGCAATTCGGTCATAA
- a CDS encoding aminopeptidase, translating to MTFEEKLQAYAELAVKVGVNIQPGQYLLVNTSVDALDFARLVVKEAYKAGAGRVHVNFSDDEMDRAYFEHASDEEFNRFPEWVVKMRDELIERKGALLWIDAADPDKLTGIPADRLATHQKVSGAALKNYRNAVMKDLIAWSIVAVPSPKWASKVFPNLAAGEQVPALWEAIFKTVRIGEGNAVENWREHVVNLESRAALLNNKKYAKLHYTAPGTDLTIALAPQHKWLTGGSKTPDDTIFIANMPTEEVYTLPMKQGVNGYVSNTKPLVYQGNIIDGFKLTFEEGKIVKAEAQVGHDLLQELINVDEGSCYLGEVALVPHESPISASEILYFNTLFDENASNHLAIGEAYPTCLEGGRDLENGQLEALGANISVTHEDFMIGSGEMDIDGILPDGTVEPIFRKGSWAF from the coding sequence ATGACTTTTGAAGAAAAATTACAAGCATATGCAGAACTTGCGGTAAAAGTCGGTGTCAATATTCAACCAGGGCAATACTTATTAGTCAATACATCAGTGGATGCACTAGATTTCGCCCGTTTAGTTGTGAAAGAGGCTTATAAAGCTGGGGCAGGACGTGTTCATGTTAATTTTTCAGATGATGAAATGGATCGTGCTTATTTTGAGCATGCCTCAGATGAAGAGTTTAATCGTTTCCCAGAATGGGTAGTCAAAATGCGAGATGAGCTGATCGAACGTAAAGGGGCACTATTATGGATAGACGCCGCAGATCCAGATAAATTGACTGGTATTCCAGCGGACCGTCTAGCAACACATCAAAAGGTGTCAGGAGCTGCACTGAAAAACTATCGCAACGCCGTGATGAAGGATTTGATAGCTTGGTCTATCGTTGCCGTCCCTTCACCAAAGTGGGCATCGAAAGTATTCCCGAACTTAGCAGCTGGGGAACAAGTACCAGCATTATGGGAGGCCATTTTTAAAACTGTTCGTATCGGTGAAGGCAATGCTGTTGAAAACTGGCGTGAACACGTAGTAAATTTAGAATCTCGTGCGGCCCTACTGAACAATAAAAAATATGCAAAGCTTCACTATACAGCGCCAGGTACTGATTTAACAATTGCCTTAGCGCCACAGCATAAATGGCTTACTGGAGGTAGTAAAACGCCAGATGATACTATCTTTATTGCTAATATGCCGACAGAAGAGGTTTATACGTTACCGATGAAACAAGGTGTAAATGGCTATGTAAGCAATACAAAACCATTAGTTTATCAAGGGAATATTATCGATGGCTTTAAACTGACATTTGAAGAAGGAAAAATTGTTAAGGCTGAAGCACAGGTAGGCCATGATTTATTACAGGAGCTTATTAATGTAGATGAAGGCTCTTGCTATTTAGGTGAGGTCGCACTTGTACCGCATGAATCACCAATTTCTGCATCGGAGATTTTATATTTCAATACATTATTTGATGAAAATGCATCGAACCATTTAGCGATTGGTGAAGCTTATCCAACTTGCTTAGAGGGCGGAAGAGATTTAGAAAACGGACAGCTTGAAGCGTTAGGTGCAAATATTTCAGTAACACATGAGGACTTTATGATTGGCAGCGGTGAGATGGACATTGACGGGATTTTACCAGATGGAACTGTAGAGCCAATTTTCCGCAAAGGTAGCTGGGCTTTTTAA
- a CDS encoding DEAD/DEAH box helicase has translation MSVINLLNEDLQAKWKFEEPMKIQDEMIPAMLEGNDIVAESPTGSGKTLAYVLPLLNKVNGSKKQTQGLIVAPSQELAMQIVEVIREWTAGSDITVQQLIGGANSARQIEKLKKKPTIVVGTPGRLNELARAGKLKLKEIETVILDECDQLLSREYRVVVKSFIENSAFGRQVVVVSATITEEIELVASRMMFEPVRFKIKPEDMLKVGKVVHSFVKVEERDKTDFLRRLSHTEGLRALAFVNNIDQLLMKETKLQYRSAPIVTLHSDMKKEERKKALDAFRKGDARILIATDIAARGLDIAGLTHVIHVDVPRTIEQYLHRSGRTGRAGADGEVLTLLSYRDEKTYKKWTREIPGKPVQKIWHDGELVEGNSKTIGQKRGK, from the coding sequence ATGTCAGTAATAAATTTATTAAATGAAGATTTACAAGCAAAATGGAAATTTGAAGAGCCGATGAAAATTCAAGACGAAATGATTCCAGCAATGCTTGAGGGCAATGATATTGTAGCCGAATCACCAACAGGGTCGGGGAAGACTTTAGCGTATGTACTTCCTTTACTAAATAAAGTAAACGGCTCAAAAAAACAAACACAAGGACTTATCGTAGCCCCATCACAGGAACTAGCAATGCAAATTGTAGAGGTTATCCGTGAATGGACAGCAGGTTCTGATATTACGGTTCAACAACTAATTGGTGGCGCAAACTCTGCACGTCAAATCGAAAAGTTAAAGAAAAAACCGACGATTGTTGTAGGAACACCAGGCCGATTAAACGAATTAGCACGCGCTGGGAAATTAAAGCTAAAAGAAATTGAAACAGTTATTTTAGATGAGTGCGATCAGTTACTAAGTCGTGAATATCGTGTTGTCGTAAAATCCTTTATCGAAAATTCAGCATTTGGGCGACAAGTAGTTGTTGTTTCAGCAACAATTACGGAAGAAATTGAATTAGTGGCTAGTCGTATGATGTTCGAGCCAGTACGCTTCAAGATTAAACCTGAAGATATGTTAAAGGTTGGTAAAGTTGTGCACTCTTTCGTGAAAGTTGAGGAGCGAGATAAAACCGATTTCCTACGCCGACTATCGCATACAGAAGGATTACGTGCATTAGCTTTCGTCAACAATATCGATCAATTGCTGATGAAAGAAACGAAATTACAATACCGTTCGGCACCGATAGTAACATTACACTCTGACATGAAAAAAGAAGAACGTAAAAAGGCGTTAGATGCATTCCGTAAAGGAGATGCGCGTATTTTAATTGCTACAGATATTGCTGCACGTGGTTTAGATATTGCAGGTTTAACACATGTTATTCATGTCGATGTCCCAAGAACAATTGAGCAATATTTGCATCGTTCTGGCCGTACAGGTCGTGCCGGAGCAGATGGTGAAGTATTGACGTTATTATCTTATCGTGATGAAAAAACGTATAAAAAATGGACAAGGGAAATTCCTGGCAAGCCTGTCCAAAAAATATGGCATGATGGCGAGCTAGTGGAAGGAAATTCAAAAACAATTGGACAAAAGCGAGGTAAATAA
- a CDS encoding aspartate/glutamate racemase family protein, giving the protein MKKQTLGIIGGVGPLATMFIGEMIVRRTKATKDQEHLHTIIDNDTNIPDRTAFILDNTKENPVPVIVTDAKKLASVGADVIAIPCNTAHTFYDEIIEGSPVPVLHMIRETAKRAYDLGAERVGILATTGTLTSRMYQDALEEYGITPVVPDDIMKEKVMSIIYDYVKAGKDVSQEDWLPIEEAMLALNCDRIVLGCTELSIVNRDLKLSDKYIDSLIVLAERAILACGYEIVD; this is encoded by the coding sequence ATGAAAAAACAAACTTTAGGTATAATTGGTGGCGTTGGTCCACTTGCAACGATGTTTATCGGAGAAATGATTGTAAGACGTACGAAGGCAACGAAGGATCAGGAGCATCTACATACAATTATCGATAACGATACGAATATCCCTGATCGTACTGCTTTTATTTTAGATAATACAAAGGAAAATCCAGTTCCAGTGATAGTTACAGATGCAAAAAAACTTGCTTCTGTTGGGGCAGATGTGATTGCTATTCCATGTAATACGGCACATACCTTTTATGACGAGATCATTGAAGGCTCTCCCGTTCCCGTATTACATATGATTCGTGAAACTGCAAAGCGTGCCTATGATTTAGGGGCAGAGCGTGTCGGTATTTTAGCGACAACAGGCACATTAACTTCACGCATGTATCAAGATGCTTTAGAGGAATATGGCATTACACCAGTTGTCCCAGACGATATAATGAAAGAAAAAGTCATGTCTATTATTTACGATTATGTAAAGGCTGGAAAGGATGTCTCTCAGGAGGATTGGTTGCCGATAGAAGAGGCAATGCTTGCACTTAATTGTGATCGTATCGTGTTAGGATGTACAGAATTATCTATCGTCAATCGAGATTTAAAGTTAAGTGATAAATATATCGACTCGTTAATTGTTTTAGCAGAACGTGCTATTTTAGCATGTGGCTATGAAATAGTAGATTAA